The following coding sequences lie in one Streptomyces albofaciens JCM 4342 genomic window:
- a CDS encoding DUF1707 SHOCT-like domain-containing protein: MTFPQKDPSALLSQDDREAALQRLQEAYAEERISHEEMEQRLDQVLTAKTHGEVASALAALPEENSAPTATIAAAGGRIQRRGAWRVPRSLKVGSAYGRVHLDLSRAIIEHPAVDIELQLGTGGAKITVPRDATVDIEDLNTGWKDLRYKAPRSPHPGGPKIRIFGTMGFGRLKIRHARR; this comes from the coding sequence GTGACCTTTCCGCAGAAGGACCCGTCAGCACTGCTCAGCCAAGACGACCGCGAGGCGGCGCTACAGCGTCTTCAAGAGGCGTACGCCGAGGAGCGCATCTCGCATGAGGAGATGGAGCAGCGTCTCGACCAAGTGCTCACCGCCAAGACCCATGGCGAGGTCGCGTCGGCTCTGGCCGCGCTGCCGGAGGAGAATTCGGCCCCCACGGCAACCATCGCCGCGGCCGGCGGACGGATCCAACGACGCGGTGCATGGCGGGTTCCCCGGAGTCTCAAGGTCGGCTCCGCGTACGGAAGGGTGCATCTGGACCTGTCCAGGGCGATCATCGAGCATCCGGCCGTCGACATCGAGCTGCAACTCGGCACCGGGGGAGCCAAGATCACGGTGCCCCGGGACGCGACCGTGGACATCGAGGATCTGAACACCGGGTGGAAGGATCTGCGGTACAAGGCTCCGCGGAGTCCCCACCCCGGCGGGCCGAAGATCCGGATCTTCGGGACGATGGGGTTCGGGCGGTTGAAGATCCGTCACGCGCGGCGTTGA
- a CDS encoding SDR family NAD(P)-dependent oxidoreductase has product MSVFDLSSRTVLVTGATSGIGFETARQLAERGATVLLHGRTLDDAQAAADRLAATDGVDVDQLRLFGADFARLEEVEDLARRVVAEHPRLDVLVNNAATAAPERHTLTGDGNEITFQVNFLAHYLLTCLLEPALTTDPGGRVVNVSSSLHRTASIQWSDPHRARRYSRLAAYAQSQLALTVFAADPRVTAVSVHPGVCATGLLPLYALDGSPAADGAAHVVRLCDPAVEIVNGAYYDRDRRVDPAPAATEDRTVRRLSKLAGQLVGHGG; this is encoded by the coding sequence ATGTCCGTCTTCGACCTTTCCTCCCGTACCGTCCTGGTGACCGGCGCCACCTCCGGCATCGGCTTCGAGACCGCCCGGCAGCTCGCCGAACGCGGCGCCACCGTCCTCCTCCACGGCCGCACCCTCGACGACGCACAGGCCGCCGCCGACAGGCTGGCCGCCACCGACGGCGTCGACGTGGACCAGCTGCGCCTGTTTGGCGCGGACTTCGCGCGCCTGGAAGAGGTCGAGGACCTGGCGCGGCGGGTCGTGGCCGAGCACCCGCGCCTGGACGTCCTGGTCAACAACGCCGCCACCGCCGCCCCCGAACGGCACACCCTCACCGGCGACGGCAACGAGATCACCTTCCAGGTCAACTTCCTCGCCCACTACCTGCTGACCTGCCTCCTGGAGCCCGCGCTCACCACCGACCCCGGCGGGCGGGTCGTCAACGTGTCGTCGTCGCTGCACCGCACCGCCTCGATCCAGTGGAGCGACCCCCACCGGGCCCGCCGCTACTCCCGGCTCGCCGCCTACGCCCAGTCGCAGCTCGCCCTGACCGTCTTCGCCGCCGATCCCCGGGTGACCGCGGTCTCCGTCCACCCCGGTGTCTGCGCCACCGGTCTGCTGCCCCTCTACGCCCTCGACGGCTCCCCGGCGGCCGACGGCGCCGCCCACGTCGTACGGCTCTGCGACCCGGCGGTCGAAATCGTCAACGGCGCGTACTACGACCGCGACCGGCGCGTCGACCCCGCCCCCGCCGCCACCGAGGACCGTACCGTCCGGCGCCTGAGCAAGCTCGCGGGCCAGCTCGTCGGCCACGGCGGCTGA
- a CDS encoding WXG100 family type VII secretion target: MSGEESVAEQVYEAGLEIINPGGDPDVLRSAAQGWRNLQENLRTMFQDLDREVRRARDSGWCGPAADAFTEHWESLDAAMKKSLPQLSEAAESLDEAADAVEDVNREIHEIYLEIGISVGISVGMSFLTMGFSAAAGAARAAQLAARAARLARTLGTVLRKVGQAFTTISRLAKEHRFLKNVLVNWTSNTGGTVITNALTGQKTDLGDAVWQGGLSAVAGTGPGMLTTAGGKALGKAAGDLSNPLARGFGRHAGLLGDAAGGAAGSMTGGLTVDGVKNLDNDPSNDVSGRDMLWNAGVNGVGGAAGGAAVHGANTQLPPGREGPHFAVEGPAQGIVYGGAGAVAKPLHDALWPERPSEERSEAGGTSQGPKKGSVKDVFG, encoded by the coding sequence ATGAGCGGTGAGGAGTCCGTGGCGGAGCAGGTCTACGAGGCCGGCCTGGAGATCATCAATCCCGGGGGTGATCCGGACGTCCTGCGTTCCGCTGCCCAGGGCTGGCGGAATCTGCAGGAGAACCTCCGGACGATGTTCCAGGACTTGGACCGCGAGGTGCGGCGGGCCCGCGATTCCGGCTGGTGTGGCCCGGCGGCCGATGCCTTCACGGAACACTGGGAGAGCCTCGATGCGGCGATGAAGAAGAGTCTGCCGCAGTTGTCGGAGGCGGCGGAAAGCCTCGACGAGGCCGCGGACGCGGTCGAGGACGTCAACCGCGAGATTCACGAGATCTACCTGGAGATCGGCATCTCCGTCGGCATCTCGGTCGGCATGTCGTTCCTGACCATGGGTTTCTCGGCGGCCGCGGGGGCTGCCCGGGCAGCCCAGCTCGCCGCCCGCGCTGCCCGGCTCGCCAGGACACTCGGCACCGTCTTGCGGAAGGTCGGCCAGGCGTTCACAACCATCTCCCGGCTGGCGAAAGAACACCGTTTCCTGAAAAACGTGCTGGTCAACTGGACCAGCAACACCGGCGGCACCGTCATCACCAATGCCCTCACCGGGCAGAAGACCGATCTGGGCGACGCGGTCTGGCAGGGCGGGCTGTCCGCCGTGGCCGGAACGGGTCCGGGGATGCTCACCACGGCCGGCGGCAAAGCTCTGGGAAAGGCTGCCGGGGACCTTTCGAATCCCCTTGCCCGAGGGTTCGGCCGGCACGCTGGGCTGCTCGGGGATGCGGCGGGTGGCGCAGCAGGCAGCATGACCGGCGGGCTCACCGTCGACGGGGTGAAGAACCTCGACAACGATCCGTCGAACGACGTCAGTGGGCGCGACATGCTCTGGAACGCGGGGGTCAACGGGGTCGGCGGCGCCGCGGGAGGCGCTGCCGTGCACGGCGCGAACACGCAGCTGCCACCTGGGCGAGAAGGCCCGCACTTCGCGGTCGAAGGTCCAGCCCAAGGCATCGTCTACGGCGGCGCCGGAGCCGTCGCCAAGCCCTTGCACGACGCACTCTGGCCCGAAAGGCCCAGCGAGGAGCGAAGCGAAGCCGGCGGTACATCACAAGGGCCGAAAAAGGGGTCGGTGAAGGACGTTTTCGGGTGA
- a CDS encoding MerR family transcriptional regulator, whose amino-acid sequence MQIGELAQLTGASRRSIRYFEQQGLLEARRTGRGWRVYDEGDVRRVLNVRESLRAGLTVEDIRQVLPCLEMKTEDFLACQDSPDEVLAMYEDRLAAVEAKAAELARYRAELVERIAVLRAGHPGEELAEVLRRAEADAAASR is encoded by the coding sequence ATGCAGATCGGGGAATTGGCGCAGCTCACCGGAGCGAGTCGGCGGTCGATTCGCTACTTCGAGCAGCAGGGGTTGCTCGAAGCGCGGCGGACGGGCAGAGGATGGCGGGTGTACGACGAAGGAGACGTGCGCCGGGTGCTGAACGTGCGGGAGTCGCTCAGGGCTGGGTTGACGGTGGAGGACATCCGTCAGGTTCTTCCGTGCCTGGAGATGAAGACCGAAGACTTCCTGGCCTGCCAGGACAGCCCGGACGAGGTGCTCGCGATGTATGAGGACCGGCTTGCGGCGGTGGAGGCGAAGGCTGCGGAGCTGGCCCGGTACCGGGCGGAACTGGTGGAGCGCATCGCGGTGCTGCGGGCCGGGCACCCCGGGGAGGAGCTGGCGGAGGTGCTCCGCCGGGCCGAGGCGGACGCGGCGGCTTCAAGGTGA